One Litorilinea aerophila genomic window carries:
- a CDS encoding SPFH domain-containing protein — MPRIIDVIEAPNQGPNDLVVRVPEYGSGDFRLGSQVIVRESQRAVFYRDGKSLDVFGPGRHTITTMNLPILASLLRLGTGGADIFTAEVYFTNMREFTDLKWGTPQPISLRDTDLGLVRLRGFGQYTMQIADPKRFVDQIVGTQGIYTTAQIEDYLRGVIISRLTDVLGENMKSIFDLPQLFDEIGAAMKAKVQDDFLALGISLKQFMIVSINPTEETAKAIDERASMGAIGNLDAYMKYKAAQAVGDAAKSGGGTGEGLGLGAGIGMGAGMAGMIANAMSGTQQGGQAQAPQSQGSPAAPAVMTLEEAAAYLKVSPADVQAIIDSGELKARKIGSQYRISKEAIDAFLAGG; from the coding sequence ATGCCAAGAATTATTGACGTCATCGAAGCGCCCAACCAGGGGCCAAACGACCTGGTGGTGCGTGTACCCGAGTATGGGTCCGGGGACTTCCGTCTGGGCAGCCAGGTGATCGTCCGGGAGAGCCAGCGAGCCGTCTTCTACCGGGATGGCAAGTCGCTGGACGTCTTCGGGCCGGGCCGACACACCATCACCACCATGAACCTGCCCATCCTCGCCAGCCTGTTGCGGCTGGGGACGGGCGGCGCCGACATCTTCACGGCGGAAGTCTACTTCACCAACATGCGGGAGTTCACCGACCTGAAGTGGGGAACGCCCCAGCCCATCAGCCTGCGGGACACGGACCTGGGTCTGGTGCGGCTGCGTGGGTTCGGCCAGTACACCATGCAGATCGCGGATCCCAAGCGCTTTGTGGACCAGATTGTGGGCACCCAGGGCATCTACACCACCGCCCAGATCGAAGACTACCTGCGGGGTGTCATCATCAGCCGCCTCACCGATGTGCTGGGCGAGAACATGAAGAGCATCTTCGACCTGCCCCAGCTCTTCGACGAAATTGGCGCGGCCATGAAGGCCAAGGTACAGGATGACTTCCTGGCCCTGGGCATCAGCCTCAAGCAGTTCATGATCGTCTCCATCAACCCTACCGAGGAGACGGCCAAGGCCATCGACGAGCGGGCCAGCATGGGCGCCATCGGCAACCTGGACGCCTACATGAAGTACAAGGCGGCCCAGGCTGTGGGCGACGCGGCCAAATCCGGTGGCGGCACCGGCGAAGGGCTGGGGCTCGGTGCGGGCATCGGCATGGGCGCCGGCATGGCCGGCATGATCGCCAACGCCATGAGCGGCACCCAGCAGGGCGGTCAGGCCCAGGCGCCCCAATCCCAGGGTAGCCCCGCCGCGCCGGCAGTGATGACCCTGGAGGAAGCCGCGGCCTATCTCAAGGTCTCTCCCGCCGATGTCCAGGCCATCATCGACAGCGGCGAGCTCAAGGCCCGCAAGATCGGCTCCCAATACCGCATCAGCAAGGAGGCCATCGACGCCTTCCTGGCTGGCGGCTGA
- a CDS encoding BlaI/MecI/CopY family transcriptional regulator: MIGGGRTVGVGLMAGSVLLFLAFLGWVVVALGSGETTGGGMALGILLALLVLAPIFGIGAYLFRQGTAEQVQFAFVQQEKKILNMVLTQGQVTIGELVAELGEPRETVEEMIRDLVGKQLFSGAINWQKGILYSVESQALTENRKCPNCGGELRFAGKGLIVCPYCGSEVFLTKRAAAATADEAPQVAG, from the coding sequence ATGATCGGCGGAGGACGGACGGTTGGCGTGGGACTGATGGCCGGGAGTGTGCTGCTCTTTCTCGCCTTCCTGGGGTGGGTGGTGGTTGCCCTGGGCAGCGGAGAGACCACGGGCGGCGGCATGGCCCTGGGCATCCTGCTCGCCCTGTTGGTGCTGGCGCCCATCTTCGGCATTGGCGCCTATCTGTTTCGCCAGGGCACTGCGGAACAGGTGCAGTTTGCCTTTGTCCAACAGGAGAAGAAGATTCTCAACATGGTTTTGACCCAGGGCCAGGTGACCATCGGTGAACTGGTGGCGGAGCTGGGCGAACCCCGGGAAACGGTGGAGGAGATGATCCGGGATCTGGTGGGCAAGCAGCTCTTCAGCGGCGCCATCAACTGGCAGAAAGGGATCCTCTACAGCGTGGAGAGCCAGGCCCTGACCGAGAACCGCAAGTGTCCCAACTGTGGTGGCGAACTGCGCTTCGCCGGCAAGGGCCTGATCGTCTGCCCCTATTGTGGCAGTGAAGTGTTTCTGACCAAGCGGGCCGCGGCGGCAACGGCCGACGAGGCGCCCCAGGTGGCCGGGTGA
- a CDS encoding DUF2207 domain-containing protein, which produces MRIPWPTFLLTLLLAFCLLLTGASTAYAQDKSFVFERFDVDIVVNADGTFDVVEHQGIRFTSGTFTFGYREIPIRYFSYIDNWRLTDESGHTYTLDRGSQQPYTFSLEESASRYVIRWYFPPMANASETYTLRYRVHGGLRYYDEGDQIWWKAIYGERSAPVLAGRVRVIMPERATIQQWAAYINGQDARDAATATLVEGNRAVLFDLTRRLNGGEEFEVRVQFTPGVVDGAPQPWQQAADAEAARREAELALQERWRPIATLGFGALGLLLMLGGPALLYALWYRFGRDQPVEMVADYLPEPPDDLPPGLAGTLLDETVDMEDILATIVDLARRKVISITEEKTEGFFRTGTDFIYRRERDDVPLRPFEEELLKALFGRKEEVRLSDLKNKFYNKLPRIRQQMYQAVVDAGLFPRSPESVRNQYGCLAVFGLFLAAGVAFVLMAAFGNLTGAAILPGVGLGVTAVGLLILSRAMPRKTHEGALAAARWRAFKEYLRHMERYTDVEVQKEIWDRWLPYAIAFGIDKEYIRKFEAVDAPAPGWYIPSPDLYGPYRRRYYGSPWGTGPVVTAGGGGGGGSREGGGSLGGGLGDMSRGMGTSLSAMSAGLGAMLTSASSTMASRPSGSSSGGGWSGGGGWSGGGSFGGGGGGGGGGGFG; this is translated from the coding sequence ATGCGTATTCCCTGGCCTACATTTCTGCTGACCTTGCTGCTGGCTTTTTGCCTCCTGTTGACGGGGGCTTCTACCGCCTATGCCCAGGACAAATCCTTCGTTTTTGAGCGCTTTGATGTGGATATCGTCGTCAATGCCGACGGCACCTTTGACGTCGTAGAGCATCAGGGCATCCGTTTTACCAGCGGCACCTTTACCTTCGGCTATCGAGAGATTCCCATCCGTTATTTCTCATACATCGACAATTGGCGTCTCACCGACGAGAGCGGCCACACCTACACGCTGGACCGGGGGAGCCAGCAACCGTACACCTTTTCCCTGGAGGAGAGCGCCAGCCGCTACGTGATTCGCTGGTACTTTCCACCCATGGCCAACGCCAGCGAAACCTACACCCTACGCTACCGGGTGCATGGCGGCCTGCGCTACTACGATGAGGGCGATCAGATCTGGTGGAAGGCCATTTACGGCGAGCGCAGCGCGCCGGTGCTGGCCGGCCGGGTGCGGGTCATCATGCCCGAGCGGGCCACCATTCAGCAGTGGGCCGCCTACATCAACGGCCAGGATGCCCGGGATGCCGCCACAGCCACCCTGGTGGAAGGGAATCGGGCCGTCCTGTTCGACCTGACCCGTCGGCTCAACGGGGGGGAGGAATTCGAGGTTCGGGTCCAGTTCACCCCCGGGGTGGTGGACGGTGCTCCCCAGCCGTGGCAGCAGGCGGCCGACGCGGAAGCGGCCCGCCGCGAGGCCGAGCTCGCGCTTCAAGAGCGATGGAGACCCATTGCGACCCTCGGCTTCGGTGCCCTGGGCCTGCTGTTGATGTTGGGAGGCCCCGCCCTGCTCTATGCCCTCTGGTATCGCTTTGGCCGGGACCAACCCGTGGAGATGGTCGCCGATTATCTGCCCGAACCGCCGGATGATCTGCCGCCCGGCCTGGCCGGCACGCTGCTGGACGAGACCGTGGATATGGAGGACATCCTGGCCACCATCGTGGACCTGGCCCGGCGCAAGGTCATCAGCATTACTGAGGAGAAGACCGAGGGTTTCTTCCGCACCGGCACCGACTTTATCTATCGGCGAGAGCGGGATGATGTGCCCCTGCGCCCCTTCGAAGAGGAACTGCTGAAGGCCCTCTTTGGGCGGAAAGAGGAGGTACGCCTCTCTGACCTGAAGAACAAATTTTACAACAAGCTGCCGCGCATCCGCCAGCAGATGTACCAGGCCGTGGTGGACGCCGGGCTCTTCCCCCGCAGCCCGGAGAGCGTGCGCAACCAGTACGGCTGCCTGGCCGTCTTCGGCCTCTTCCTGGCTGCAGGCGTGGCTTTCGTGCTGATGGCTGCCTTTGGCAACTTGACGGGCGCGGCCATCCTGCCCGGCGTGGGCCTGGGCGTCACCGCGGTGGGGCTCCTCATCCTCTCCCGGGCCATGCCCCGCAAGACCCACGAGGGCGCCCTGGCTGCAGCCCGCTGGCGGGCCTTCAAGGAGTATCTGCGGCACATGGAGCGCTACACCGACGTGGAAGTCCAGAAGGAGATCTGGGATCGCTGGCTGCCTTATGCCATCGCCTTTGGCATAGACAAGGAGTACATCCGCAAGTTTGAGGCCGTGGATGCGCCCGCGCCGGGTTGGTACATCCCCTCGCCCGATCTGTACGGCCCCTATCGGCGTCGCTACTACGGGTCGCCCTGGGGTACGGGGCCGGTGGTGACGGCGGGCGGCGGTGGCGGTGGCGGCTCCCGCGAAGGGGGCGGCTCCCTGGGCGGCGGCCTGGGGGACATGAGCCGGGGCATGGGGACCAGCCTGAGCGCCATGAGCGCGGGCCTGGGCGCCATGCTGACCAGCGCCAGCAGCACCATGGCCAGCCGGCCCTCTGGCTCCTCCTCCGGCGGTGGCTGGAGCGGTGGCGGTGGCTGGAGTGGCGGCGGCAGCTTCGGCGGCGGTGGCGGTGGTGGCGGCGGCGGTGGCTTTGGTTAA
- the ppgK gene encoding polyphosphate--glucose phosphotransferase: MEILGIDIGGSGIKGAPVDVDTGELVAERHRIPTPRPSKPEAVAEVVAQLASHFDWHGPIGCTFPAIVRHGVVYSAANVDESWIGVDAVRLFQKATGSPVRVLNDADAAGIGEMVLGAGRNRRGVVIMLTFGTGIGTAIFVDGHLLPNTEFGHLPIRGKDAEHRAAARVRKEEGLSWAQWAERVNEFLAQMEFFFSPDLFIIGGGVSKKQHKFLHHLKARAEIVPAQLLNNAGIIGAALAARELA; the protein is encoded by the coding sequence GTGGAGATTCTTGGCATCGATATCGGCGGTAGTGGCATCAAGGGGGCGCCGGTGGATGTGGACACCGGTGAACTGGTGGCGGAACGGCATCGGATCCCCACGCCTCGCCCATCCAAGCCGGAAGCCGTGGCCGAGGTGGTAGCCCAGTTGGCCAGCCACTTCGACTGGCATGGCCCCATTGGCTGTACCTTCCCGGCCATCGTGCGCCATGGGGTGGTGTACAGCGCGGCCAACGTGGATGAATCCTGGATCGGGGTGGATGCGGTGCGCCTGTTTCAGAAGGCCACCGGATCTCCCGTGCGGGTCCTGAACGACGCCGACGCCGCCGGGATCGGGGAAATGGTGTTGGGCGCCGGGCGGAATCGTCGGGGCGTGGTCATCATGTTGACCTTTGGCACCGGTATCGGTACGGCCATTTTTGTGGACGGCCACCTCCTCCCCAACACCGAGTTCGGCCATCTGCCCATCCGGGGCAAGGATGCCGAACATCGGGCTGCGGCCCGGGTGCGCAAGGAAGAGGGACTGAGCTGGGCCCAGTGGGCCGAGCGGGTCAACGAGTTCCTGGCCCAGATGGAATTCTTCTTCTCGCCCGACCTGTTCATCATCGGCGGGGGCGTCAGCAAAAAGCAGCACAAGTTTCTCCACCACCTGAAGGCCCGGGCGGAAATCGTGCCGGCCCAACTGTTGAACAATGCCGGCATCATTGGCGCTGCCCTGGCTGCCAGGGAGCTGGCCTGA
- a CDS encoding lipocalin-like domain-containing protein, whose amino-acid sequence MGTKCSGKVQMLGWLMGLLLLSACTSLTRPPTQVASANVVAALSGPTDHGFARAMAPRPLAFPRDHGAHPEYQTEWWYYTGVLEDEAGQLFGYQLTFFRTALEPDMPTRSSDLATNQVYMAHFALTDVAGGRHVSFERYSRGAGGLASATGEPTYQVWLEDWSVQQTAPGVVHMQAAAERDGEEVSVDLTLRETRPPVLHGVAGLSQKGPEPGNASYYYSLIGLETTGSVTRQGRTAQVQGRSWMDHEFGTSALSADAVGWDWFSIQLDDGMALMLAQIRTRDGGRLRDFHGTVIFPDNRQETVAADDFQLTVLDHWTSPNTGVTYPSGWQLELPRFDLTLQISPLLRDQEMQVSFVYWEGAVTVTGNRGEEPVQGIGYVELTGYGSEREGLQR is encoded by the coding sequence ATGGGCACGAAGTGTAGCGGAAAGGTGCAGATGCTGGGCTGGCTGATGGGGCTGCTCCTGTTGAGCGCCTGCACCTCCCTCACCCGGCCGCCCACCCAGGTGGCCAGCGCCAACGTGGTGGCGGCTCTCAGCGGCCCCACCGATCACGGCTTTGCCCGCGCCATGGCTCCTCGGCCGCTGGCCTTTCCCCGGGACCACGGCGCCCATCCAGAGTACCAGACCGAGTGGTGGTACTACACCGGCGTGCTGGAGGATGAGGCCGGGCAGCTGTTCGGCTACCAGCTCACCTTCTTCCGCACGGCCCTGGAGCCGGACATGCCCACCCGTTCGTCCGACCTGGCCACCAACCAGGTGTACATGGCCCACTTCGCCCTGACCGACGTAGCAGGTGGCAGGCACGTCAGCTTCGAGCGCTATAGCCGGGGCGCCGGTGGACTGGCTAGCGCCACTGGTGAACCCACCTACCAGGTGTGGCTGGAGGATTGGTCCGTCCAGCAGACGGCGCCCGGCGTGGTCCACATGCAGGCCGCCGCGGAAAGGGACGGCGAAGAGGTCTCCGTGGATCTCACCCTGCGGGAGACCCGCCCGCCAGTCCTGCATGGCGTTGCCGGCCTCAGCCAGAAGGGGCCAGAGCCCGGCAACGCCAGCTACTACTACAGCCTGATCGGCCTGGAGACCACCGGCTCGGTGACCCGCCAGGGGCGCACCGCCCAGGTCCAGGGCCGAAGCTGGATGGATCACGAATTCGGCACCAGCGCCCTCAGCGCCGATGCGGTGGGGTGGGACTGGTTCAGCATTCAGCTGGACGACGGCATGGCCTTGATGCTGGCCCAGATCCGGACCCGGGACGGCGGCCGCCTCCGGGATTTCCACGGGACCGTGATCTTCCCAGACAACCGGCAGGAAACAGTGGCCGCGGACGACTTCCAACTGACCGTGCTGGATCACTGGACCAGCCCCAACACGGGCGTCACCTACCCCTCGGGCTGGCAGCTCGAGCTGCCCCGCTTCGACCTGACCCTCCAGATTTCGCCCCTTCTTCGGGATCAGGAGATGCAAGTCAGCTTTGTCTACTGGGAAGGCGCGGTCACCGTGACGGGGAACCGGGGAGAGGAGCCGGTCCAGGGGATCGGGTACGTGGAGCTGACCGGTTACGGTTCAGAACGGGAGGGGCTACAACGATAG
- a CDS encoding NUDIX hydrolase yields MSDRRRSLPEITPHTKRTWHRIREDYSAGGVAYRPRAQGPGVEIALIATRQRTRWQLPKGSLEPHESSLETALREVHEEVGLETVNEGFLKTIDYWYWDTYRKEVPELVHKRVDFYLLRAVGGTISDACHEVDDAAWFTPEEALSIMTFEGEKEVVRLAMERLHGRES; encoded by the coding sequence ATGAGTGACCGGCGCCGTTCTCTCCCCGAGATTACTCCCCACACCAAGCGGACCTGGCACCGGATTCGGGAGGATTACTCGGCCGGCGGCGTCGCCTATCGGCCGCGCGCCCAGGGACCCGGGGTGGAAATTGCCCTGATTGCCACCCGCCAGCGAACCCGCTGGCAACTGCCCAAGGGCTCCCTGGAACCCCATGAGTCTTCCCTGGAGACCGCCCTGCGGGAAGTCCACGAGGAGGTGGGGCTGGAGACCGTCAACGAGGGCTTCCTGAAGACCATCGACTACTGGTACTGGGATACCTATCGCAAAGAGGTGCCCGAGCTGGTCCACAAGCGGGTGGACTTCTACCTGCTGCGGGCGGTGGGCGGCACCATCTCGGACGCCTGTCACGAGGTAGACGATGCCGCCTGGTTTACGCCGGAGGAGGCCCTGTCCATCATGACCTTTGAAGGCGAGAAGGAAGTGGTCCGCCTGGCGATGGAACGCCTTCATGGCCGGGAATCCTGA
- the corA gene encoding magnesium/cobalt transporter CorA yields the protein MRPSAMIRTLYRHRHSPIVTELPTEQLQSAVRDPQARLWIDMQAPSAEEYALVLEQLYRFHPLAIEDVVSDVHVPKVDDYGSYLYLVVHTLGLGQERMAIETHEVDIFLGNSYLITIHDEPMPVIDKLWRTDYHQERGLARGPAILLYDLLDRQVDSYVPLLEEFEIQVEALGDAIFRQERDQDEVLLNDILTAKTSALRLRRILIPQRELMQRLARSDYEVIPADARIYFRDVYDHMVRLADLTDSMRDLVSSTIETHLALANNRMSEVMKVLTIISTIFIPLSFLAGVYGMNFEHMPELYWRWAYPAIWLVFLSVGAGMLLFFRRRQWL from the coding sequence TTGCGACCGTCCGCCATGATCCGCACCCTCTACCGCCATCGCCACAGTCCCATCGTCACCGAGCTCCCCACGGAGCAGCTGCAGTCGGCCGTGCGGGATCCCCAGGCACGCCTCTGGATCGACATGCAAGCCCCCAGTGCCGAGGAATATGCCCTGGTTCTGGAGCAGCTCTACCGGTTCCATCCCCTGGCCATCGAAGATGTGGTCAGCGACGTCCATGTGCCCAAGGTGGACGACTACGGCAGCTACCTCTACCTGGTGGTGCATACGTTGGGGCTGGGCCAAGAGCGCATGGCCATCGAAACCCATGAGGTGGATATCTTCCTGGGCAACAGCTATCTCATCACCATCCACGATGAGCCCATGCCCGTCATCGACAAATTGTGGCGGACCGACTATCACCAGGAGCGGGGACTGGCCCGGGGGCCGGCCATCCTCCTCTACGATCTCCTGGATCGCCAGGTGGACAGCTACGTGCCCCTCCTGGAGGAATTCGAGATCCAGGTGGAGGCCCTGGGGGACGCCATCTTCCGCCAGGAGCGGGACCAGGATGAGGTGCTACTGAACGACATCCTGACGGCCAAGACCAGTGCCCTGCGGCTGCGCCGTATCCTGATCCCCCAGCGGGAGCTCATGCAACGGCTGGCCCGCTCCGACTACGAGGTCATCCCGGCCGATGCCCGCATCTACTTCCGGGATGTGTACGACCACATGGTGCGCCTGGCCGATCTGACCGACAGCATGCGGGACCTGGTGAGCAGCACCATCGAGACCCATCTGGCCCTGGCCAACAACCGCATGAGCGAGGTGATGAAGGTGCTGACCATCATCTCCACCATCTTCATCCCCCTCAGCTTTCTGGCCGGGGTCTACGGCATGAACTTCGAACACATGCCGGAACTGTACTGGCGCTGGGCTTACCCGGCCATCTGGCTGGTCTTCCTGAGCGTGGGGGCGGGCATGCTCCTGTTTTTCCGGCGGCGCCAGTGGCTGTAG
- a CDS encoding PQQ-dependent sugar dehydrogenase, which yields MPLVWPELTLTRIVGEYDQPVHVTHAGDGSGRLFVVERAGVIRVVQGETLLPDPFLDIRDRVNSNCGECGLLGLAFPPDFATGGYFFVHYSAVGNPVSPDAPSEPDPGTGNDTVVARFRITGDGNVADPDSEERILLVNQPYTNHNGGHLTFGPDGYLYVGLGDGGSGGDPFNAGQRTDTLLGKILRIQVGATGSYTIPTDNPFAQVAGSRDEIWAYGLRNPWRFNFDRLTGDLYIADVGQGSYEEVNFQPAAGSGGENYGWRIMEGMHCYGSPTCDQTGLTLPVAEYDHSRGDCSITGGMVYRGFLTRLQGIYLYGDFCTGRIWGLQRDGSGWAVQELADTRLRISSFGEDEAGNVFVVDMDGGIYLVGDAGHTWPHALFLPSVRRP from the coding sequence TTGCCGTTGGTCTGGCCGGAGCTTACCCTGACGCGCATCGTGGGCGAATATGATCAGCCGGTGCACGTCACCCACGCCGGCGACGGCTCTGGGCGGCTCTTCGTGGTGGAACGGGCGGGGGTGATCCGGGTCGTCCAGGGGGAGACCCTGTTGCCCGACCCCTTCCTGGACATCCGGGACCGGGTCAACTCGAATTGTGGCGAGTGTGGTCTGTTGGGGCTGGCCTTTCCGCCGGACTTCGCCACAGGCGGCTATTTCTTTGTCCACTACAGCGCCGTTGGCAATCCGGTGTCGCCGGATGCCCCCAGCGAGCCCGACCCGGGTACGGGCAACGACACGGTGGTGGCCCGCTTCCGGATCACCGGGGACGGGAACGTGGCCGACCCGGACAGCGAAGAGCGCATCCTCCTGGTGAACCAGCCCTACACCAACCACAACGGCGGGCATCTGACCTTCGGGCCGGACGGATACCTGTACGTGGGCCTGGGGGATGGGGGCAGCGGAGGCGATCCCTTCAACGCAGGCCAGCGCACCGATACCCTGCTGGGCAAGATCCTGCGCATCCAGGTGGGCGCCACCGGAAGCTACACCATCCCCACGGACAACCCCTTTGCCCAGGTGGCGGGCAGCCGGGATGAGATCTGGGCCTATGGGCTGCGCAACCCCTGGCGCTTCAACTTTGACCGCCTGACGGGGGACCTCTACATCGCCGACGTGGGCCAGGGCAGCTACGAGGAGGTCAACTTTCAGCCGGCCGCCGGCAGCGGCGGGGAAAATTATGGCTGGCGCATCATGGAGGGGATGCACTGCTATGGCTCGCCCACCTGTGACCAGACGGGCCTGACCCTGCCTGTCGCCGAGTACGACCACAGCCGGGGCGACTGTTCCATCACCGGGGGGATGGTCTATCGGGGCTTTTTGACCCGGCTGCAGGGCATCTATCTCTACGGCGATTTTTGTACCGGCCGCATCTGGGGTCTGCAGCGGGATGGCAGCGGGTGGGCGGTGCAGGAGTTGGCCGACACCCGCCTGCGTATCTCATCCTTCGGGGAAGATGAAGCCGGCAACGTCTTCGTGGTGGATATGGACGGCGGCATCTATCTGGTGGGTGACGCAGGACATACCTGGCCCCATGCCCTGTTTCTGCCGTCTGTGCGACGTCCATGA